CGTCGATGACATCGCCGCTGGCGCGCTGTTCTTCGCCTCGCGCGAGGCGGGCTACATCACCGGGCAGAGCCTGATCATCGACGGTGGCCAGATCCTGCCCGAGTCGTTGCAGGCGCTGGGCTGAGACGGAGGCGCAGGATGCTCAAGGTCAATGCCTTCGAGAGTGAACAGATCGCCACTCTGGATGCTGCGCGCCAGCGCCTGGTGGAGCGGCGACAACGCCTGCTGGGGCCGGCTTACCAGTTGTTCTACGATCAGCCGCTGCATCTGGTGCGCGGGCGGGGCGCCGAGGTGTTCGACAGCGTCGGTCGCGCCTACCTGGATCTGTACAACAACGTCCCCTCGGTGGGGCATTGCCACCCGCACGTAGTGGCGGCCATGGCCAGCCAGGCGGGGGAGCTGAACATCCACACCCGCTATCTGCACGATGGCATCCTCGACTATGCCGAGCGCTTGCTGGCAACCCTGCCGGAGATGCCCGCGCACGTGATGTTCACCTGCACCGGCAGCGAGGCCAACGACCTGGCGCTGCGCATCGCTCGCGACCATAGCGGCGGTACGGGGGTGATCGTCACCCGCTACGCCTACCACGGCATTACCACGGCCATTGCCGAGCTGTCGCCGTCGATGGGCGAGTACGTGCCGCTGGCCGGCGACGCACGCCTGGTCGATGCGCCGCTGCACCGGCCACAGCAGCCCGAGCAGGTGGGCGCGCAGTTCGCCGCGCAGGTGCGCGCGGCACTGGCGGACATGCGCCGGCACGGCATTCGCCCGGCGGCTCTGCTGGTCGATACCCTGTTCACCAGCGACGGCGTGTTTGCCGATCCGCCGGGCTTTCTCGCCGAGGCGGCGGCCGCTGTGCGCGAGGCGGGCGGGCTGTTTATCGCCGATGAAGTGCAGCCCGGCTTCGGCCGCACCGGCAGCCACTTCTGGGGCTTTCAGCGGCATGGCCTGGTGCCGGATCTGGTGACCCTGGGCAAGCCGATGGGCAACGGTCACCCGCTGGCCGGGGTGATCTGCCAGCCGCATCTGGTCGAGCGCTTCGGCCAGTGTGCGGCCTACTTCAATACCTTCGGTGGCAACCCGGTGGCGGCGGCGGTGGGCCTGGCGGTGCTGGAGGTGATCGAGGCGGAAGGCTTGCAGGCCAATGCGGCGCGGGTCGGGGCGTTGCTCCAGGCCGGGCTTGGCAGCCTCGCCGCGCGTTATCCGCAGCTCGGCGAGGTGCGCGGCGCTGGTCTGTTCATCGGTGTCGATGTGCTCGATGACGAGGGGCGCGCCGATACTCGTGGCGCGCGGCGGCTGGTCAACGCCCTGCGTGACGAAGGCGTGCTGATCGGCGCTTCCGGGCCCGCCAGCAACGTGCTCAAGATCCGCCCGCCACTGTGCCTGAGCGCCGCTCAGGGCGAACGTTTCCTGGAAGCACTGGACGCCGTTCTCGCCCGAAGTTAGCTCAGTGTCCTGAATGGCGCGCCTGCTGCCACTGCCGTGGGCTGAGCCCATGCCAGCGGCGAAAGGCGCGGGAAAAGGCGCTCAGCTCGGAATAGCCGAGCAGGGCGGTGATCTCGGCCAGGGCGACACCCTGTTCCAGGTGCAGGCTGGCCAGCTCGCGGCGGGTCTGGTCGAGCAGGGTCGAGAAGTTCAGGCCTTCATCGTTGAGGCGACGTTGCAGCGTCCAGCTAGGCAGGCGCAGGCCGTCGGCCAGTTTCTCCAGGCTGGGTTCGCCGCTTTCCAGCAACAGACGAATCTGCCGCCTGGCCTCGTCCATCAGGCCGTGACGGGGTGCGCCTTCGACCGTACTGCTGGCAAGTTGGCGCAGGTTGTCGAACATCAGCGCCAGCAGGCGGGCGTCGCGCCCCGGCATCGGCTGCTCCAGCACGCTGCGCTGGAACACCAGGGCATTGCTCGGTTGATCGAAGAAGGCCGGTGCATCGAAGGCCTTGCAGTGCTCGTACCAGGCCTCCGGGCGGGCGTGCTCGAAGTGCACCTGCTCCGGTGCCCAGCGCGTGCCGAGGGCGTGGCGCATCAGGTTGAAGAACATGCCCAGCGACAGCTCGGCATCCTGGCGTTTGTGCAGGATGCTGCCGTGCTGCACCTGATAGTCCAGCCGGCACAGCGGGCCTTGCTCGTCGAGCCTGAGCAGGCTGCCCTGCTGGTGGTAGGGAAAGGCCCGTACCACGTTGCGCAGGGCGTCGCCGAGGGTGGCCGAACTCATGCCGATGTAGCCGAGCAGGCCGAGGGCATCGGGCTTGAACTGGCGCCCATAGCGCAGGCCGAAGTGCGCGTCGTGCGTCTGCCGTGCGGCCTCCTCGAACACTGCGCAATACTGGTGCAGATCGAGGCTCAGGGTCGGCTGGCTGAGGCATTCGGGGTCGATGCCGGCGCGCCCGAGAATACGATCCGGGTCACCCCCGGATTGCTGGATGAACGCCACCAGGCCCGTGGCTGCCGAGGCCAGAACGCCGACTCGGTAAGACCTGTCCGTTGCTGTGTAGGGCACCTTGATGCTCCGTTGGAACGCAGGTCTTTCACGGCATTCAAGAAGCGTTCCACGCACCAGCCAGCGCGTTGCGGCGTCTTCGACTGGCCGACAGCGGGCTGTAGAGGCCGAAGCAGGTAAACACCATCCCTGGCAAAACCCAGGCGTCAGTCGATGGCCTCGCCGATAAGCTGCCACTTGCCGTCCTTGCGCTCTGCCAGGCCGCGCGCCTCCAGGCCTTGCAGATAGCGCTGCAGACCACGCTCGCCACGGCTCTGAAACAACGGCAGCAGGCGCGGCAGCAGGTTGGGGAAGAGCATCACCAGCTTGGTCAGCCACAGTTCGCTGCGTTTCGGCGCACTCTCCAGGCTCGGCTTGTCGAGCATGCGCAGGATGTTGCTGGCCACCGCTTGCGGCGCTTGCGGCGGATCCATGAACTGCAGGGCATTGCCACCATCGATGGCTTCCTGGCGCAGCATGGGCGTGTCGGTGGCCGAGGGCAGCACGCAGCACACCTTGATGCCACGCGGCGCCAGCTCCAGGGCCAACGACAGCATGGCGCCACGCAGGCCGAACTTGCTGGCACTGTAGATGGGACTTTCGGCGGTGGGGAAGATACCCGCGATCGACACGGTGCTGACCACCCGCGCATTGCGTGAGGCTTCCAGCAGGCCGACCGCCTGGCGCGTCAGCAGCAACGGAGCCAGCAGGTTGATCTCCAGTTCGCGGCGGATGCTGGCATGACTGCGCGTGGCGAAGGGCTCGACATGGACGATGGCGGCGTTGTTGATCAGGGCATCGAGGCGGCCGAAGCGTTCGCCGATGAAGCTGATCAACGCCTCCACCTGCTGCTCGTCGGTGAGGTCGAGGGGGAAGGGCGTGGCCCGTTCGCCAAGGCTGGCGCATAGGCTTTGCAGGCGTGCGGCATCGCGATCGGCCAGGATCAACTGCACGTCGCGCTGGATCAATTGCCGGCACAGGCACTGGCCGATGCCACCTGCCGCGCCAGTGATGAGGATGACGTCGCTCATGGGGATTCTCGCTCAGGAGGCTCGTGACAGGGTGACGGCAACATAGCCAGGTTGCTGGCGCACGGGGGCGAAGTAGCCTTCGCTCAGGTCGCTCCAGTTCATGCGGTGGCGCAGCCGCTGCATATGCTTCTTCAGCGCGTGGACTTCCAGGTACACCTCGTGGCGCTGCGATTTGACGAACTGGATGCCGCCGGACAGATCGGGCTCGTCATGCTGAATCAGCTCCTCGAACTCCCGGGCCATGAGCGGGCGCTGAAGCTGGTCGGCCAGGTAGCAGGCGATCAGATGGGCCTCGTTGTCGAACAGCTTGTAGGCGCTGGAGTTGGTTTCCAGATAACCGATGCCGAACAGGTTATGGTGCTGCCGGCTGAAGATGGAGAGGTACATCTGCGGGCGCCCGCCTTTCCACTCGAAGTAGTCGGTGGCGTAGCGGCAGCTCCATTTGTAGCCGGTGGCGTAGAGCACCAGGTCGAGGGTTTCGCGGCTGCCATCCTTGAACACCACCTGGTCGCCTTCGTAGTGGGAGACGTCCGGGCGCACCTGGATATCGCCATGCTGCAGATGATGCAGCAACTGGCTGTTGAGCAGCGGGTGGCTCTCGAACAGCTTGTGATCCGGCTTGGGCAGGCCGAAGCGGGTGAGGTTGCCGTTGACCAGGCGCAGGATGCCGCCGAACAGCAGGCGCGTCAGCCACATCGGCAACTGCGGGCCTTTCTCACCGACTTCATCCGCCGGCAGGCCGAAGATGTGCTTGGGAATGAAGTGGTAGCCCCGGCGCAGGCTGATCAAGGCCTTGTCGGCGTTGGCGGCGGCGTCGCAGGCGATGTCGGCCCCGGAGTTGCCCGCGCCGATGATCATGACCCGCTTGCCCTTGAATTCCTCGGGGCGGCGGTAGGTCACCGAGTGGCGAATCTCGCCGCTGAAATGGCCCTTGATTTCCGGCATGTTCGGATCCCAGTTGCAGCCGGTGGCGCACACCAGTGCGCGGTAGCGACGGCGTTCGCCATTGCTCAGGGTGACGATCCAGCGGCCGTCCTCATCCTTGTCCACGCGCTCCACTGCAGTGTTGAAACGCACCTTGTCGTAGAGGCCGAAGGCCAGGGCGAAGGAGCGCAGATATTCGAGGATCTGCCGGTTGCTCGGGTAGTCCGGGAAGTGCTTGGGCATGGGGTAGTCGAGAAAGCCGGAGAGGTCGCGCGAGGAGATGAAATGCGCGGACTCGTACATCGGCGTGCCGGGGTTTTCCAGATCCCACACACCGCCGAAATCGCTGTGGCGCTCGAACTGCTGGTAATCCAGGCCCTGGCGCTTCAGGGCGCGGGCCATGCACAGGCCACCGGGGCCGCCGCCGATGATGCAGACGCTGTCGCCGCAATCCACATAAGGCACGTCGTTAGGCATGATCGCCTCCGTTATTGGAATCGTGGCGCTCACGTTATCCCCAGCCAGCCGCCTTGATCAGGTCGCTGACGGACAGCAAAGGGGGCCAGAACGGACAGCCTGATTGTCGTTTATCATCGGCCAGTCGCTCGACGTCACGAGGAACACATCGCCATGAAAGATATCGCCGATCCGCGCTTTTCCAACGCCTCGGCGCCCGCTCATGTCTCGCGCGCCTTGCTGCGCGTCGTGGCCGAACGCCAGGGCAACGCCGAGCGGGTTTGCCTGGGGCTGGGCTTCACCCCGACCGACCTGGCCAGGCCTGGCTTTCGTTTGTCGCATCGGCAGAGCTACCTGCTGGTGCGGCGGGTGATCGAGCAGGTCGGCGATAACGGCCTGGGCCTGCTCGTCGGTGGGCGGCAGAGCGCGGTATCCCTCGGTCTGGTCGGCCTTGGCATGCAGGCCTGCGCGACCCTTGGCGAGGCGCTGGAGCTGGGCCTGCAGTTCCAACGGCATGCCGGAGCGATGCTCGGCCATGATCTGGAGATCCAGGGCGACAGCGCACGCTTGCTGCTGACCCCGTTGTTCTACGAGCCGGACGTGCAGGCCTTCTACATGGAGGAAGCCTTCTCCAGCTCGCTCAGCATCGTGCGCCACCTCAGCGCTGCTCGGCTGAGGCCACGCCTGCTATGCCTGGACTACCCGCGTCCTGCCCATGCGGATCTGTACGAGGCGCTGTTCGAGTGCCCGGTGCGCTTTGGTGAGCAGATCAACGCCATCGAGTTCGATTCCGCCTGGCTGGACATGCCGCTGGCGACGCGGGACGACGCCGTGGCGGCCGAAGTGGTCGAACTGCTCAAGGAAGCACGCTGGCTTGATCAGGAGCGCTCGGAACTGATCGAAGGGCTGCAACGCGAAGTGCGCAAGCAACTGGACGCGCCGCCTTCCTTGGCGCAACTGGCGCGCCAGCTCAACATCAGCGAACGCACCTTGCGTCGGCGCATCGAGTCGGCGGGTTTGAGCTACCAGGGCATCATCGACGAAAGCCGCCGCGCCCGTGCTCTGGTTCTGCTCGGGCGTGATGATCTGTCCCTCGCCGAAGTGGCGGTGCA
The genomic region above belongs to Pseudomonas sp. GOM7 and contains:
- a CDS encoding flavin-containing monooxygenase, which produces MPNDVPYVDCGDSVCIIGGGPGGLCMARALKRQGLDYQQFERHSDFGGVWDLENPGTPMYESAHFISSRDLSGFLDYPMPKHFPDYPSNRQILEYLRSFALAFGLYDKVRFNTAVERVDKDEDGRWIVTLSNGERRRYRALVCATGCNWDPNMPEIKGHFSGEIRHSVTYRRPEEFKGKRVMIIGAGNSGADIACDAAANADKALISLRRGYHFIPKHIFGLPADEVGEKGPQLPMWLTRLLFGGILRLVNGNLTRFGLPKPDHKLFESHPLLNSQLLHHLQHGDIQVRPDVSHYEGDQVVFKDGSRETLDLVLYATGYKWSCRYATDYFEWKGGRPQMYLSIFSRQHHNLFGIGYLETNSSAYKLFDNEAHLIACYLADQLQRPLMAREFEELIQHDEPDLSGGIQFVKSQRHEVYLEVHALKKHMQRLRHRMNWSDLSEGYFAPVRQQPGYVAVTLSRAS
- the qhpR gene encoding AraC-like transcriptional regulator QhpR codes for the protein MPYTATDRSYRVGVLASAATGLVAFIQQSGGDPDRILGRAGIDPECLSQPTLSLDLHQYCAVFEEAARQTHDAHFGLRYGRQFKPDALGLLGYIGMSSATLGDALRNVVRAFPYHQQGSLLRLDEQGPLCRLDYQVQHGSILHKRQDAELSLGMFFNLMRHALGTRWAPEQVHFEHARPEAWYEHCKAFDAPAFFDQPSNALVFQRSVLEQPMPGRDARLLALMFDNLRQLASSTVEGAPRHGLMDEARRQIRLLLESGEPSLEKLADGLRLPSWTLQRRLNDEGLNFSTLLDQTRRELASLHLEQGVALAEITALLGYSELSAFSRAFRRWHGLSPRQWQQARHSGH
- a CDS encoding SDR family oxidoreductase, which translates into the protein MSDVILITGAAGGIGQCLCRQLIQRDVQLILADRDAARLQSLCASLGERATPFPLDLTDEQQVEALISFIGERFGRLDALINNAAIVHVEPFATRSHASIRRELEINLLAPLLLTRQAVGLLEASRNARVVSTVSIAGIFPTAESPIYSASKFGLRGAMLSLALELAPRGIKVCCVLPSATDTPMLRQEAIDGGNALQFMDPPQAPQAVASNILRMLDKPSLESAPKRSELWLTKLVMLFPNLLPRLLPLFQSRGERGLQRYLQGLEARGLAERKDGKWQLIGEAID
- a CDS encoding aspartate aminotransferase family protein; this translates as MLKVNAFESEQIATLDAARQRLVERRQRLLGPAYQLFYDQPLHLVRGRGAEVFDSVGRAYLDLYNNVPSVGHCHPHVVAAMASQAGELNIHTRYLHDGILDYAERLLATLPEMPAHVMFTCTGSEANDLALRIARDHSGGTGVIVTRYAYHGITTAIAELSPSMGEYVPLAGDARLVDAPLHRPQQPEQVGAQFAAQVRAALADMRRHGIRPAALLVDTLFTSDGVFADPPGFLAEAAAAVREAGGLFIADEVQPGFGRTGSHFWGFQRHGLVPDLVTLGKPMGNGHPLAGVICQPHLVERFGQCAAYFNTFGGNPVAAAVGLAVLEVIEAEGLQANAARVGALLQAGLGSLAARYPQLGEVRGAGLFIGVDVLDDEGRADTRGARRLVNALRDEGVLIGASGPASNVLKIRPPLCLSAAQGERFLEALDAVLARS
- a CDS encoding AraC family transcriptional regulator; its protein translation is MKDIADPRFSNASAPAHVSRALLRVVAERQGNAERVCLGLGFTPTDLARPGFRLSHRQSYLLVRRVIEQVGDNGLGLLVGGRQSAVSLGLVGLGMQACATLGEALELGLQFQRHAGAMLGHDLEIQGDSARLLLTPLFYEPDVQAFYMEEAFSSSLSIVRHLSAARLRPRLLCLDYPRPAHADLYEALFECPVRFGEQINAIEFDSAWLDMPLATRDDAVAAEVVELLKEARWLDQERSELIEGLQREVRKQLDAPPSLAQLARQLNISERTLRRRIESAGLSYQGIIDESRRARALVLLGRDDLSLAEVAVQTGFSDVRNFRRAFKRWTGLAPREARKGLLQQLGEMG